Below is a genomic region from Fusarium oxysporum Fo47 chromosome XI, complete sequence.
GGCTAAGTACAATGGAACAAAATATGCAGTCCAGGGACCTTATCTGGAAGGGTTTGGGCCGTGCAAAAGCAGCAATTGTCCTTGTTGTTCTGGCAATCGGCTCCCTTCATCGAGCGAAGTCCGAGGGCTTCCTATCCACGGAAGCAGAAGATCAAGCACTTGCTAAGAGCGACACATTCTTTACTATTTCCGCCAGATtagttgatgaagagacaAACTCTGGATTCCCCAGACTCGAGTCAGCCCAGGCGAAGTTGATCCAAGTGCTTTACCTCCTCACAACATCTAGGTTCAATCAAGGCTGGTATATGTTCGGCAACGTGCTGCAATTAGTCTCAGCGCTGGGGCTACATCGTCGGATTAGACGGCACAGTAAGAGCTCGATGGATTACATTCGTGCTCAGTGTGACATCCGGACGTTTTGGACCACATATATCCTTGACAACTATCTGGGCGTCATCTTCGGCCGTCCAAGGCACTATCACGATGACGATATTGATCAAGACTACCCCGACAGggttgacgatgacgatatgACACCTGCGGGGCCTCTCAAAGATTTTGAAGAGCAACAGGACTGTAGCATCGATGCACTGATCTTCCACGCAAAGTATGTTGTTTCTTCAAAGCACATGCTAGTCATGATAAATTGACTTCACATTAGGATTGCGAGGATCATCGGTTCTATATCGCGACAAGTTTACAGCCCTCAAGACAAATCTATACAGGACCGATGCGCTGCGGCAGATCGTCTTGCACGGAGCGTACATGATTGGCATTCCGATCTACCGGTTCACCTGGGCTCTGTACGCCCTTCGATGCTAATCCCTAGGTACCGAAGACAAGCAACCGTCCTTAAACTTGCCCATTCACATGCCATAATGCACGCTAATAGGCTTTGCCTCCTGAAGGTTTCATCTTCTGGGTACGAAAGCCAAATCAACGAGTGCATTGAAGCTGCCAAAAGTGTTCTACAGGCGGTTGACCATCTCGCACAAGAAGGTCCTATATTCCACGCCTTCTGGTGGACTCACTATGTTACCTTCTGCGCTCTCATGGTCACTTACGTCTGGGAGGCCCAGCAGCGACGGACCTTTGGATCCGAAtgggaagaaaagacttctTCACGCCGATTGATACGGCTAGCTGAAAGATGTCAGATGCATTTAGCAAATGCGACCGCTTCCAACTCACCAAGTCGGCGATATGCTGTCATTCTAGAGGAGTTGAGAACCACGGCTTCTAtggaaacagaaacaaataCTACACAGGCAAATGCAGGGCAGATGAACATGTCCGCAACAGACGATTTATCGACACTTATCGATTCCTCCAGCGGAACAACAGTCAGTATGGGTCAGGAGTTTGGAGGGTTCGAGAACTTGCCGCCTGTGGAGGTGCATCCTCTTGATGAATGGGATACCATGGATTGGCTAGCTCTTGATTCGTCTGTAAGTGATTCACCTGGTCTATTCCTGTTGCAAAACTAACCCTTGTAGGCGTTCTGGCCATACTTTGACGGCGACACTGACGAGGCTTCAAATATGCACGGCGTTCTTCAATCAGGGATCGGAaatatgatatgatataATTTCGTAGCGTGGCGATATAAAATGTATTcagccttctcttccttttaTCGATCCACCTAAAATATGTATCTATTCGCACAGGCTCGTGGTTCTGTCCAGTGAGGATATGCTAGATAGTTCTACAAAGCCATTATTCACTCTGTTCAGTATGAAGTATGCCTAAGCTATTTTTATGTAAGTTAAAGCAGTAAATGATTTAAGTGTTTAAATTACGCTGTAAAAATACTGTAGCAAATCTTCCTTCTAACTTATAACCTATGAGCTAATATTCTTACGTAGAAACCACAGGGCTTCCTCTACGACTTCCTCCTTCGACAGTTCCGAATCAACCGGGAATACATCTGCTTCCTCTTGGGTTGCAACCTCGTGAAGCTTAACCTGTCCATCAACCATATCTGAAGTCATGTAATGGCTCTCACGTGCTTCTAGGCGGCTGGTCAGAACTGCAGCACTGGCTTGGAGGTCCAGAAAAAGTGCCTTGATGTTGTGCTGTTGTAATTTCTGACGCATCGCGGCCCGGTAGCTGACCTTCAAAGCAGAGCAGCTCATGACAACACAGTCATGCTCGAGATCATACAGAGTTTCTCTAGCTCGAGTGCAAATCCTGTTAAGCCATAGTGATCGATCTTCGTCGATCAACGCGGTTCCAGAGCTCATCTTCTCGATTGCCGATCGAGTGTGAAGTGAGTCTCCTTCAACAAAGGGGATCTTCAGAGCGGAAGACATAGCATTTGCAACAGTAGACTTTCCCGAGCCACAAGGTCCAGCGACGACGATAGCGGTCTTGAGAGTAGGCTTGTCATTAAGCTTCCAagatgagtttgagaagTATTCAACAAACTTGTTGACGAAAGCCTGGTTCAGGACCGAAGAATTTGCCAGAGCGGGTGAAAGAGCACATGCCTTAGAAGTAGTAAATGGCTTGGACGGCGAGAACTCATCCTTGTCATACTTGGATGCGAAGAAGTCGACCAGCTTGATGGGTGGGTTGGCAGCAGGATCAGGGTTGGAAGCCCGCAGCCTCTGTACCCATTCCTTGGGTTCGAGCTCATCAAAGGTCAAGCCCGCCTGTCGGagagcaggaagaagatCCCGAGTCCAGTCAAAGGACTTCGGGTTCGTGACGTTCGTAAAGACACTACCACAATCTGAAAGAGATATGTCGACGACAGCCCCAGCAACAGTATCTACAGGCAACCAAGATGGTGTTTCCGTGAGCTTAGGTAGAGCACCAATTGTAACTGCCGTTTGCATCATCATGGGTACACCTTCCTGAGCATTCCAAATGCCATGGGCTGTGTCAGCCACGATCTGGCCAATGCGAAGAACACGAGCGTTGACTCCAGCCTCAGCTGCCTTGGCGCAAAGATTCTCAGCAACAGACTTGGACTGAGCATATCCCATTCCTTGAGCCCAGGTGAATGGCGGTGCAGCCTCTGGTACAGGGATCACCTCAGACTGAGAACACGTGCTCACCGACGAGCAGAAGTTCATGGAAGTAGAAGGTCCTGCAGCCTGGCAGAGATCGATGAGATGCTTGACACCGGCGATGTTGCCTTTCTCGAAACTTGAAAGCTGCATGTTAAAGTTTACCGACCAGGCACAGTGGATTACCGCCTGGAGATCAGTAACAATCGAGGTGTAGacatcttcttgaagtccaagatgaGCGTCAGAGAGATCGGATGGCAGGGCGACGATCTTTCGTCGAGTATTGAGAGGTAGGGTGTGGTAGACCTTGCGATCAAGCATGGACTGCTTGACGCGCAATAGTGCTTGTGACTTGTCGGAAGCTCGAACAAGGCAGTAGACCTTAGAGATAGAAGGTTTCATAAGGAGCTTTGCAACGACATGGGCACCAAGCGAGCCTGTGGCTCCAGTGATAACCTAGGATATGTCAGTTGGGATCTAAAAGAGGAGGTTTTGTCGTCACTTACCACTGATGAGGCGTCTACCTTCTTAAAAGTCGCATACTTGTCCAGAAGCTCCTGCATCTCCCCGTGGACAGATGTCTGCTTAATCAAGGTTTGGCCGATGCGAAGACTCAACAAGAAATAACTGAGCTGCTCAGTGGATGGATGTTCAAAGACGACATTCTGACCAAGCTTGTTGTTACCCAATTGAACAGTCTTGAGAATCTCACTTCTCATCTGGATCGCTTGAAGAGAGTCTAGACCCAAAGTGAAGAAGTCGACGTCGTCTGCTGGGATATCCCCAAGCGATAGAGTCTCCACGAGAAGGCCTCGAATGAAGCTTTTCAGCTCATCAATATCCATCTCCTTGAGATCACTTGATGAAACATCTGCAGAGTCATAGGCTTCGTCGATTATCTGCTTAAAGTTCTTGTAGCAGGCCTGGCGGATAACACTGCCCTTGTCGGTCCGGGGATACTCGCAGTTCCATGGAAGTAGCTTGACCATGGACTTGGAGATCTTAGCGAAGGAGTCGGCGGACTCATTGCATTGCTTGACGATAGGCCATACAGCTTCAAGGATTTCTTCAGAGGCCGCATCAGCCCAGATCTCCGAAGGCACGACCAAGACTCCGAGATATGGTCGGCCGGCTCCGAACACAACAGCTTCCTTGACATTCTTGTTGGAGCGAATAGAGCCCTCCATAGCAACTGGATTGAACTTTTCACCATTCACCAGGACAATGGTGTCGTCAAGTCGCGCAATGTACTTCCAGGCGCGGGGGATTGAAGGATGAGGCTCGAAAAGATCCTTGGTGGCGTAGGAGCCGTCGGTCTGGTTCGACTGTACCTTAGCTGGCCACCCGTCCATGACACAGCACTCATACAAGTTGGTTCCTCGTGATACCCATTTGAGGAAAGGCGAGATCTTATCGCTTTCTCGAACATAGTTCCAGGCCTTGTCTCCATCAGGTCGGAAGGAAGTCATGAGCTGCCCAACCTCGGTACTGTGTAGTGTTAATCACATTGCTGTAGAAGAAGAGATACAACTTACGCTCCATAGTGTCCTACCAGGTTTACTCCGTTGTCGACCAGTAGGTTTCCAAGGTCATCCGGACAGGCTGAGCCTCCATACATGACAACCTTCATATCCCTCAGCAGAGCAATACCTTCCTCGGTCTCACACAGAAGTTTAAGCGCATATGGTACACCATAGAAGATCTCGAAGGAGTGTTCCCGCATAATGTTAAGAAGGTAGTCTTGTGTAAGAGGCAGATCCGCGTTATATAGATGGATAGCCTTGCGTGAATGAATAGCCCGAAACATGTTGCAGATGCCGTGGTTGTGGAATAGAGGTAACGTGATGAAGGACTTCATATTCATGTGGATGGCGTAATTTGGTAAGCAAGACTTTTGAGTCTGATAGATTGGCTTGGGGAGACCAGTTGAACCTGGAAAGCGATTAGCGAATATTGAGGGACCAAGCATCATTGCACTTACCGCTAGAGTGTATAATCCAAGCGATGTTCTCGGTCTCGATCTTAGGATCAAGGTGTCCGTCTAATTGGGTGTCTCCATGGGCCTCGATGGAGTATTCAAAGTCCTCTCGTCCAGCAATTGGGAGGCACCTCAGTGTTGAGATGGAGTTGCTGACGTTGTCTGCAAGCTCTGCGAATCGCCCATCGGCGATGATAGCCGTGGCTCCAGTGGCATTGACTAAAGATTCCACAGCTATTTGGGGAATTCGCGTTGATAGCAACAAGGCAGTGTGGCCTAGCTTGTTCAGTGCTAGCATTGTGATCAAGTACTCGAGATTCGAAGGACCCAGCATGGCAACGACCGCTGGCTTCTCATCTGATGTTTCGCGAGTGGGAAGGTTGGCCTGGTAGTGCTTGGCCACGCGCCATGCGAAGACGTCCAGTTGTTGGAGAGTGTAGTCGACATAGTTGATGCCTGAGGAAGGATATGAGAGAACGTGATCATGAGGGTAAGTAGACGCGCGATGTCTGATAAGGCTATCAATTGTGTGGAGCTGAGAATCATCGCCGGGCTTCACTTGGGTCCTCAAGGGGTTTTGCTGCGTGCTGACGACTCCTCCATCCTTGGAGACGCCCTCAAGAGCACTTGGGACATAGATGGTGGCAGGCATAATTGCGTTTGAAGTGATGATGGCGAGTCAGAGATTGAGGAGGGAATTTGTCTATTAAATCTTACCATGGAACTAGAGATGATGCCGGAtgttattattag
It encodes:
- a CDS encoding fungal-specific transcription factor domain-containing protein, which encodes MDDNLTCQGPLQRDVAPSAETPESESSAARARQSPLETRKRGSLSEPDSLRKSRKVSRACDFCKARKAKCSGEQPCAKCATKGLICSYETKYTRGRPPTPPPSTTHGANDSRVSQPPNNSSCLNTTVQRQLNTIDAASTVPQRSAGVGDSKAPSRASPEVSVAEIQGQVFDPTSGLTFLHRALKRFSDQRKIVAQDNNSNSAGQTAMTGGDKPLPSHPDIDGFKLPDPVDARFLLTLYFDVCIATYRILHKSTVETWLSTMEQNMQSRDLIWKGLGRAKAAIVLVVLAIGSLHRAKSEGFLSTEAEDQALAKSDTFFTISARLVDEETNSGFPRLESAQAKLIQVLYLLTTSRFNQGWYMFGNVLQLVSALGLHRRIRRHSKSSMDYIRAQCDIRTFWTTYILDNYLGVIFGRPRHYHDDDIDQDYPDRVDDDDMTPAGPLKDFEEQQDCSIDALIFHAKIARIIGSISRQVYSPQDKSIQDRCAAADRLARSVHDWHSDLPVHLGSVRPSMLIPRYRRQATVLKLAHSHAIMHANRLCLLKVSSSGYESQINECIEAAKSVLQAVDHLAQEGPIFHAFWWTHYVTFCALMVTYVWEAQQRRTFGSEWEEKTSSRRLIRLAERCQMHLANATASNSPSRRYAVILEELRTTASMETETNTTQANAGQMNMSATDDLSTLIDSSSGTTVSMGQEFGGFENLPPVEVHPLDEWDTMDWLALDSSAFWPYFDGDTDEASNMHGVLQSGIGNMI